The Mus musculus strain C57BL/6J chromosome 2, GRCm38.p6 C57BL/6J genome has a window encoding:
- the Gm40035 gene encoding predicted gene, 40035 isoform X1, translating into MLWIVLRPAPKLRHEWASLNPSQKRLYKDKMLETYRNLNVVGMKEVIMERKPLKILTVVKPLYVTVILQGMKEFIMERTSMKAFSMVKPFYITAVSKCIK; encoded by the exons ATGCTGTGGATTGTGCTCAGGCCAGCTCCGAAGTTGCGACATG AATGGGCTTCGCTGAATCCTTCACAGAAGAGACTCTACAAAGATAAGATGTTGGAGACCTACAGGAACCTCAATGTTGTGG gcatgaaagaagtcatAATGGAGAGAAAACCCCTGAAAATACTCAccgtggtaaagcctttgtatgTCACAGTTATCCTCCaaggcatgaaagaattcataatGGAGAGAACCTCTATGAAGGCATTCAGTATGGTGAAGCCTTTCTACATCACAGCAGTCTCCAAATGCATAAAGTAA
- the Gm40035 gene encoding predicted gene, 40035 has translation MLWIVLRPAPKLRHEWASLNPSQKRLYKDKMLETYRNLNVVGYNWEDGNIEDHYKSSRRHGRHERSHNGEKTPENTHRGKAFVCHSYPPRHERIHNGENLYEGIQYGEAFLHHSSLQMHKVIHIGEKQYKYNQCDKAYSRQSIVQIHKRTHTREKLYECNHCGKAFAYHSTLRVHKKIHTGEKLHECKQCNKSFASQLHLQSHQRSHTGETPLKCNQCNKAFARRRYLKRHVITHTGEKPYKCDQCGKALGHYSSLQEHKRAHTGEKPYKCNQCGKAFAYHSSLQVHKKTHTGEKLHECKQCGKSFACQGYLQSHQRAHTGEKPFKYNQCDKAFAQRRDLKRHLITHTGEKPYKCDQYDKAFRGLSHLKMHKILHTGEKPYKCDQCGKTFAYHSTLQVHKRIHTGEKLHECKQCGKSFARQGHLQSHQRTHTGEKPFKCNQCDKAFAQQHNLKRHLITHTREKPYKCGQCGKAFACHITLQVHKTVHTGEKFYKCNQCGKAFANQRYFKVYKIMHTRDKPYECNQCGKAFANQNYIKVHKRIHTGEKPYECNQCGKAFANQSYIKVHKRIHTEEKPYKCNQCGKAFAQNSDLLTHQRIHTGKKPYKCNHCGKAFVRNDNL, from the exons ATGCTGTGGATTGTGCTCAGGCCAGCTCCGAAGTTGCGACATG AATGGGCTTCGCTGAATCCTTCACAGAAGAGACTCTACAAAGATAAGATGTTGGAGACCTACAGGAACCTCAATGTTGTGG GCTACAATTGGGAAGACGGTAATATTGAAGATCATTATaaaagttccaggagacatggaag gcatgaaagaagtcatAATGGAGAGAAAACCCCTGAAAATACTCAccgtggtaaagcctttgtatgTCACAGTTATCCTCCaaggcatgaaagaattcataatGGAGAGAACCTCTATGAAGGCATTCAGTATGGTGAAGCCTTTCTACATCACAGCAGTCTCCAAATGCATAAAGTAATACATATTGGAGAGAAACAATACAAATacaatcaatgtgataaagcctattCACGACAAAGTATTgtccaaatacataaaagaacacatactagagagaaactctatgaatgtaatcactgtggtaaagcctttgcatatcatagTACTCTGCGAGTacataaaaaaatacatactggagagaaactccatgaatgtaagcaatgtaatAAATCCTTTGCCTCTCAACTTCACCTTCAAAGCCATCAAAGAAGTCATACTGGAGAGACACCTTTGAAATGTAATCAATGTAATAAAGCCTTTGCTCGAAGACGTTATCTCAAAAGGCATGTaataacacatactggagagaaaccttacaaatgtgatcaatgtggtaaagccctTGGACATTATAGTTCTCTCCAAGAACATAAAAgagcacatactggagagaaaccttacaaatgtaatcagtgtggtaaagcctttgcatatcatagTAGTCTGCAAGTACATAAaaaaacacatactggagagaaactccATGAATGTAAGCAGTGTGGTAAATCCTTTGCCTGTCAAGGTTACCTTCAAAGCCATCAAAGagctcatactggagagaaacctttcaaatataatcaatgtgataaagcctttgctcAACGACGTGATCTCAAAAGGCATTTaataacacatactggagagaaaccttacaaatgtgatcaATATGATAAAGCCTTTAGAGGACTCAGTCAtcttaaaatgcataaaatattacatactggagagaaaccttacaaatgtgatcaatgtggtaaaaCCTTTGCATATCATAGTACTCTGcaagtacataaaagaatacatactggagagaaactccATGAATGTAAGCAGTGTGGTAAATCCTTTGCCCGTCAAGGTCACCTTCAAAGCCATCAAAgaactcatactggagagaaacctttcaaatgtaatcaatgtgataaagcctttgctcAACAACATAATCTCAAAAGGCATTTAATAACACATActagagagaaaccttacaaatgtggtcaatgtggtaaagcctttgcttgTCATATTACTCTGCAAGTACATAAAACagtacatactggagagaaattctataaatgtaatcaatgtggcaaagcctttgcaaaTCAAAggtattttaaagtatataaaatcATGCATACTAGAGataagccctatgaatgtaatcaatgtggcaaagcctttgcaaatcaaaattatattaaagtacataaaagaattcatactggagagaagccctatgaatgtaatcaatgtggtaaagcctttgcaaatcAAAGTTATATCAaagtacataaaagaatacatactgaagagaaaccttacaaatgtaatcaatgtggtaaagcctttgctcaGAACAGTGACCTCTTAACACatcaaagaattcatactggaaagaaaccttacaaatgtaatcactgtggtaaagcctttgtacgTAATGATAATCTTTGA